From a region of the Cryptococcus depauperatus CBS 7841 chromosome 6, complete sequence genome:
- a CDS encoding chitin synthase 1, protein MSSDAPLPFTSNRPLPNRQHTLAPRPGTLRRGKTLTRPERHVAQTPLVAPPVQTFSPSSPLPSSSGRWSLDWWRLWSYVTTWWAPPAVLGWFGIKEKQSRQAWREKVTLCWIAVVLGAIVGFVTMGLQRALCPADQANQSMYQRLGDTELTLSISGWSFNISTSLTQATVDFYSLAKQMPGQDISTLFVRDVKDFPSCTSSLRYATTPLCNSTLPSATCPLPRLSDTTFSSLRIQNTSIMEGYSWDQVAALDNYVVLDGIVLNMSPYIAANPTAIKDDPVDSIIRQVLSNQTASGKDSTRLFFNRQVPQEAIPCLQERYVAGRIDKVTPGCFVASLFLYVSLVVILAVVVVRFAMACIFNWFISAHLVRPVDASELGRHGVSPAVMPEGANISVNNRSGTAPWANGPRLGPREGAKLVNGKKINGFSNNSSTTLVGRTTPEPVISLSRIGPELFTVCLITCYSEGEDSIRGTLESISSTNYSDSRKLLWVVCDGMITGQGEKKSTPDICVSMLDADARFGNPVPMSYVAVGSGGKRENRAMVYAGHYVSRNKHRTPTLVIVKCGMTSESKDKKPGNRGKRDSQLILMNFFSRVTYNDRMTPLDFDIFRKSQTLMGVTPDFFEVVLMVDADTRIYPDSLKHLVNCMHHDNTIMGVCGETRVANKRQSWVTAIQVYEYFISHHLAKAFESVFGGVTCLPGCFSMYRIKARKDGDNDWVPILVKPEIVNEYSQCEVETLHQKNLLLLGEDRFLSTIMLRTFPRRKNIFLPQARCRTVVPDTFSVLLSQRRRWINSTVHNLMELVRVRNLCGTFCFSMQFVVFMDLVGTVVLPVAICLTGALIVNSIITPPRQFEEAIPLLLLAVVLGLPGILILITTRKVIYMAWMLVYLLALPIWNFVLPVYSFWHFDDFSWGETRRVEGEVVSKSGHDDKTAVFNGTTIPLRRWEDWEKSRLRKIRREEKRRKDMERQFGAGFHGELINNGSLPAGPDTIKGTSIHGAEGGIGSGLGAGFRTGPGQRTWTRSEYDSDSGSVFSSEEDMWGGEVGGYNENNPAFPPPPIALPPSPVPGGPTYGDDEMAAILDSGFEEYQQHPHAPVPAPAYRTALNPPSPLHRHQHEYTSTQTRLNLNPGDTALFPNAHPDGYVAIDRQSTPDEMSMPGSGGSVSSSVESRPHGGHAKKRSGSGVRGYGPLGPLADTDKESQNQGSKFYNSKGKRTS, encoded by the exons ATGTCTTCGGATGCGCCTTTACCATTCACCTCCAACCGTCCACTCCCCAACCGCCAGCACACACTCGCTCCCCGTCCTGGCACTCTACGACGTGGAAAGACGCTCACTCGTCCAGAGCGGCACGTCGCTCAAACACCGCTCGTCGCTCCCCCTGTCCAAACATTCTCGCCATCGTCTCCCCTTCCGTCGTCCTCCGGGAGATGGAGCCTGGACTGGTGGCGTCTGTGGTCGTACGTCACGACATGGTGGGCCCCTCCGGCAGTACTTGGGTGGTTTGGGATCAAGGAGAAGCAGAGCAGACAAGCCTGGCGGGAAAAAGTTACTCTTTGCTGGATCGCCGTTGTGCTGGGAGCAATCGTAGGGTTTGTAACGATGGGGTTACAGAGAGCATTGTGCCCCGCGGATCAAGCAAATCAAAGCATGTACCAACGTCTAGGAGATACAGAAT TAACACTGAGTATATCTGGATGgtcattcaacatttccACATCTCTGACCCAAGCAACCGTTGATTTTTATTCGCTCGCGAAACAAATGCCAGGACAGGATATCTCGACTCTGTTCGTCCGAGATGTAAAGGACTTTCCATCCTGtacctcttctcttcgATACGCCACAACTCCATTGTGTAATTCTACCCTTCCATCTGCGACCTGTCCTCTTCCAAGATTATCTGATACTACATTTTCTAGCCTGAGAATACAAAATACATCCATCATGGAAGGGTATTCCTGGGATCAAGTAGCCGCTTTGGACAACTATGTTGTCCTGGACGGTATCGTTCTCAACATGTCCCCTTACATCGCTGCCAACCCTACAGCCATTAAAGACGACCCAGTGGATTCTATCATCCGACAAGTCCTCTCTAATCAAACAGCTTCAGGAAAAGACTCCACCCGATTATTTTTCAACCGCCAAGTTCCACAAGAAGCTATCCCTTGCTTGCAGGAACGCTATGTTGCGGGGCGTATTGACAAGGTCACTCCTGGGTGTTTTGTTGCCAGTCTGTTCCTCTACGTGTCTCTAGTTGTGATTTTAGCAGTGGTAGTGGTGAGGTTCGCAATGGCTTGCATATTCAACTGGTTCATTTCTGCGCATCTCGTCAGGCCAGTGGATGCGAGTGAGTTGGGAAGACACGGAGTCAGTCCAGCAGTCATGCCAGAAGGAGCAAACATATCTGTCAACAATCGCTCAGGTACAGCACCATGGGCGAATGGCCCAAGACTTGGTCCAAGAGAAGGAGCAAAGCTAGTCAATGGCAAAAAAATCAACGGATTTTCCAATAATTCCAGCACTACTCTTGTCGGACGTACAACGCCTGAGCCGGttatctctctttctcggATCGGCCCAGAACTATTCACGGTTTGTCTCATTACCTGTTAttctgaaggagaagattCTATCCGTGGGACTCTTGAGTCTATATCTTCTACGAATTACTCTGATTCACGCAAATTACTCTGGGTAGTCTGTGACGGAATGATTACTGGTCAgggtgaaaagaaaagcacGCCAGATATATGTGTGAGCATGCTGGATGCAGATGCAAGATTCGGCAACCCAGTGCCAATGAGTTATGTAGCTGTAGGCAGTGGAGGTAAACGAGAGAACCGGGCAATGGTCTATGCTGGGCATTATG TCTCGAGAAACAAGCATCGCACCCCCACACTTGTCATTGTCAAGTGTGGTATGACCTCTGAATCTAAAGACAAGAAGCCAGGCAATAGAGGCAAACGGGACTCTCAATTGATCCTGATGAATTTTTTCAGCAGAGTAACCTATAACGATCGAATGACGCCTTTGGATTTTGACATATTTAGAAAGTCTCAGACTTTAATGGGTGTAACACCTGACTTCTTTGAGGTTGTTCTAATG GTTGATGCTGATACCCGAATCTATCCTGACTCTCTTAAACATCTAGTCAACTGCATGCACCACGACAACACAATCATGGGCGTCTGCGGTGAAACAAGAGTTGCCAACAAACGCCAATCTTGGGTTACGGCTATTCAAGTATATGAATATTTCATCTCTCACCATCTTGCAAAGGCGTTTGAATCGGTTTTTGGAGGTGTAACATGTTTGCCTGGCTGTTTTTCCATGTATCGCAtcaaagcaagaaaagacgGAGATAACGATTGGGTTCCAATTCTTGTCAAGCCAGAAATTGTGAATGAATATTCTCAATGTGAGGTTGAGACTCTTCACCAGAAGaatcttttgcttttgggtGAAGATCGTTTTCTCTCCACCATCATGCTTCGTACCTTCCCTCGACGCAAGAATATCTTTCTCCCGCAAGCTCGATGTCGAACGGTAGTGCCCGATACTTTCTCCGTTCTGCTTTCTCAGCGCCGCCGATGGATCAACTCTACAGTGCACAATCTCATGGAGCTTGTGCGAGTTCGAAATCTGTGTGGaacattttgcttttcaatgCAGTTTGTCGTTTTCATGGATCTTGTTGGTACAGTCGTTTTACCGGTAGCGATCTGTCTTACAGGCGCTCTTATTGTCAACTCTATCATTACACCTCCACGCCAATTCGAGGAAGCCATCCCGCTACTTTTGTTAGCGGTTGTATTAGGTTTGCCAGGTATTTTGATTCTCATCACAACAAGAAAGGTGATCTATATGGCTTGGATGTTGGTTTATCTTCTGGCTTTGCCTATCTGGAACTTTGTGTTACCTGTGTATTCATTTTGGcattttgatgatttcAGTTGGGGTGAAACCcg TCGAGTTGAAGGCGAGGTTGTTTCTAAATCAGGACACGATGATAAAACAGCTGTATTCAATGGTACAACAATTCCTCTCCGTCGTTGGGAAGACTGGGAAAAATCTCGGTTACGCAAAATTCgacgagaagaaaaaagaagaaaagatatggAAAGACAATTTGGAGCTGGATTCCACGGAGAGTTAATCAATAACGGCAGTCTTCCCGCTGGACCGGACACGATAAAGGGAACCAGCATCCATGGGGCTGAAGGGGGAATAGGGTCAGGACTCGGGGCAGGCTTTAGGACTGGGCCCGGACAGAGGACATGGACAAGAAGCGAGTACGATAGTGATAGTGGGAGCGTATTTAGCAGTGAGGAGGATATGTGGGGTGGTGAGGTGGGCGGA TACAATGAAAATAACCCGGCTTTCCCCCCCCCGCCTAttgctcttcctccctcTCCTGTACCAGGCGGCCCAACGTATGGTGATGACGAGATGGCCGCTATCCTTGATTCaggttttgaagaatacCAACAACATCCGCATGCTCCAGTTCCCGCTCCAGCATATCGAACCGCCCTCaatcctccttctcctcttcatcgtcaCCAACACGAGTATACTTCTACTCAGACACGCCTCAACCTCAATCCAGGCGATACTGCACTGTTCCCTAATGCTCACCCTGATGGATATGTTGCAATTGACCGTCAAAGTACCCCAGATGAGATGAGCATGCCTGGGAGCGGCGGGAGCGTGTCAAGCAGTGTGGAGAGCAGACCACATGGGGGACATGCTAAAAAGAGAAGCGGGAGTGGTGTCAGGGGATATGGACCTTTAGGACCTCTGGCAGACACAGACAAAGAATCTCAAAACCAAGGGTCAAAATTTTATAACTCCAAGGGCAAAAGAACTTCGTAA